The following coding sequences lie in one Scatophagus argus isolate fScaArg1 chromosome 9, fScaArg1.pri, whole genome shotgun sequence genomic window:
- the rgl2 gene encoding ral guanine nucleotide dissociation stimulator-like 2 isoform X5 codes for MREHGEDRSAVRTFILKISRKLRDCYLSGLVEGKAEPSPMKTTWYCPLDLSTVVEEEEDGVIYTVVVKQQHVPSSPMSSVSRSQCVKAGTEEKLVLHLLHSFAMGDSSFVTIFLSTYRSFTSTKRVLDILTDRLENPPGDSERSQTRQSFNKAVCTVFSTWLSEYPEDFKSLGEPSRLLRLAPLLPQNSSSAVDLRARLLRIAEELSEKALLPNTHEDQTGFTSPPPDTSKFEPTSILGFPAALIAEQLTKIETELFVRLVPYHCLGSLWSQRDKKGREGVCWSVRATVRQFNKLANAVLASCLWPTTLRSQQRARLLEKWISVAEECRARKNFSSLYAIVSALQSNPIHRLRRTWQDTDREAVRRYEELSEIFSDKDNYSHSRELLKEEGTSKFANLDNRLNNKHLSRSNAQGTVPYLGIFLTDLTMLDTAVKDRLDNGYINFDKRRREFEVLAQIRLLQSSCKNCVFSSDEAFTQWYQSVPTLTEEESYRLSNEIEAPCDPSPRGLTPTVIITQCPDLSISRTSLAGDSDSLFDFPTPVNNLLSKLTKHMRSPSVSCLDVDTSPPTNDSNPATLTPSTPTKSHRRSASCGNNPPGNIQGSGPDMRIIRIRMDLQDGNLYRSILVTSNDKTPTVISSALEKHNQDPKPASRYELIQLLPEGKELVIPATGNVFYAMTSSSVDFLLRRKGGNTPLGSQPISTETSATFPRIKAKGRRLVRTLF; via the exons ATGAGAGAACATGGAGAAGACAGAAGTGCTGTTCGTACCTTTATCTTGAAGATTTCCAGGAAGCTTAGGGATTGCTACCTGTCTGGACTTGTCGAGGGAAAG GCAGAGCCCTCACCAATGAAGACTACCTGGTACTGTCCTCTGGATTTG TCTACCgtggtggaggaagaggaggatggagtgATCTACACAGTGGTggtcaaacagcagcatgtcCCCAGCAGTCCAATG TCATCTGTGTCTCgctcacagtgtgtgaaagcaggGACCGAAGAGAAGCTGgtgctccacctcctccactcgTTTGCTATGGGAGACTCCTCCTTCGTCACCATCTTCCTCTCTACTTATCGTTCCTTCACCTCCACGAAGAGAGTGCTGGACATCCTCACTGACAG ATTGGAGAACCCGCCTGGGGATAGTGAGAGGAGCCAGACGAGACAATCTTTCAACAA AGCCGTGTGCACGGTGTTCAGCACATGGCTCTCTGAGTATCCTGAAGACTTCAAGAGTTTGGGGGAGCCGTCTCGCCTGCTGCGCTTggcccccctcctcccacagAACTCCTCATCTGCAGTCGACCTCCGTGCTCGCCTCCTCAGGATAGCTGAAGAGCTCAGTGAGAAAGCCCTGCTCCCCAACACCCACGAAG ATCAAACCGGTTTCACCAGCCCTCCTCCTGACACTTCCAAGTTCGAACCCACCAGCATCCTGGGATTCCCTGCAGCGCTCATCGCCGAGCAGCTCACTAAGATAGAGACA GAGCTGTTTGTCCGTCTGGTCCCATACCACTGCCTCGGTTCACTGTGGTCCCAGAGGGATaagaaagggagggaaggcGTTTGTTGGTCCGTCCGGGCTACCGTCCGTCAGTTCAACAAGTTGGCCAATGCTGTATTAGCATCCTGCCTTTGGCCTACGACACTGCGGAGCCAGCAGAGAGCCCGACTGCTGGAGAAATGGATCAGTGTGGCAGAG GAATGCCGAGCCAGGAAGAACTTCTCCTCGCTGTATGCCATCGTGTCTGCCCTGCAGAGTAACCCCATCCACCGGCTGAGGAGGACGTGGCAGGACACTGACAG GGAGGCAGTGAGGAGATACGAGGAGCTGTCAGAAATATTCTCAGACAAGGACAACTactcacacagcagagagctcCTGAAGGAG GAGGGCACGTCAAAGTTCGCCAACCTGGACAACAGGCTCAACAACAAACATCTTAGTAGG TCCAATGCCCAGGGCACAGTGCCCTACCTGGGTATCTTCCTCACAGACCTCACCATGCTGGACACGGCCGTCAAAGACAGGCTGGAT AACGGCTACATCAACTTTGACAAAAGGAGAAGG GAATTTGAGGTTTTAGCTCAAATCCGGCTCCTGCAGTCTTCCTgcaaaaactgtgttttctccAGTGACGAGGCCTTCACACAGTGGTATCAGAGTGTGCCCACGCTGACGGAGGAGGAAAG TTACAGACTGTCCAATGAAATTGAGGCGCCTTGTGACCCGAGCCCTCGTGGCCTTACGCCCACAGTGATCATCACACAGTGCCCAGA CCTGAGTATCTCCCGGACCAGCCTGGCTGGCGACAGCGACAGCCTCTTTGACTTCCCCACCCCTGTCAATAATTTACTGTCCAAACTCACAAAG CATATGAGATCTCCATCTGTGTCCTGTCTGGATGTTGACACGTCTCCTCCAACCAACGACTCCAACCCTGCCACGTTGACTCCATCCACCCCCACAAAATCACATCGCCGATCGGCCTCCTGCGGCAACAACCCCCCCGGTAACATCCAGGGCTCCGGGCCCGACATGCGAATCATCAGGATACGGATGGACCTGCAGGATGGAAACCTGTACCGAAGCATACTG gTTACGAGCAATGACAAGACCCCCACTGTGATCAGCTCTGCCTTAGAAAAGCACAATCAGGACCCCAAACCGGCATCCAGATATGAGCTGATCCAGCTTCTGCCTGAAGGAAAAG AACTGGTCATCCCCGCTACGGGAAACGTCTTCTACGCCATGACGTCATCTAGCGTTGACTTCCTGCTGAGAAGGAAAGGCGGGAACACTCCGCTGGgctcacagccaatcagcacaGAGACGAGCGCAACTTTTCCAAGAATCAAGGCCAAGGGGAGGAGACTTGTCAGGACTCTGTTCTGA